The following proteins are co-located in the Micromonospora viridifaciens genome:
- a CDS encoding DUF4328 domain-containing protein, whose product MRCHTCGDETSPSDNECQNCHTPHGQPALAPGVPTYPVRGIGLAASIAVGATALLYLVVALFPLVGAVLAGRARESQDPDVLLGAVLIEVVLSLPFLLAYLTAAVLVIIWTWRARKNLDAFPGALPHLGAGWAIAGWLVPFANFVVPARVVANLARDSLWKRFTPDLVFVWWVAWLAFSLGERFVSRRDDQAYARLPEQPRSDTEFRWYADYYREALGWHLIPLVACLVAAGSLIVLIRRISTAQEQRIALGRPAWPAHPGWPAPGAPPGYAYPAQPVTGSSPQVVTDPTVASPQVPPGAGGTIGA is encoded by the coding sequence ATGCGCTGCCACACCTGCGGGGACGAGACGTCTCCCAGCGACAACGAGTGCCAGAACTGCCACACCCCGCACGGCCAGCCCGCCCTGGCCCCGGGCGTGCCGACGTACCCGGTGCGGGGCATCGGCCTGGCCGCTTCGATCGCGGTCGGCGCCACCGCGCTGCTCTACCTGGTGGTGGCGCTCTTTCCGCTGGTCGGTGCCGTGCTGGCCGGGCGCGCGAGGGAGAGCCAGGATCCCGACGTGCTGCTCGGTGCCGTGCTGATCGAGGTGGTGCTCTCGCTGCCGTTCCTGCTGGCCTACCTGACCGCCGCCGTACTGGTGATCATCTGGACCTGGCGGGCCCGGAAGAACCTGGACGCCTTCCCGGGCGCGCTGCCCCACCTCGGCGCCGGCTGGGCGATCGCCGGCTGGCTGGTGCCGTTCGCCAACTTCGTGGTGCCCGCCCGGGTGGTCGCCAACCTCGCCCGGGACAGCCTCTGGAAGCGGTTCACCCCGGACCTGGTCTTCGTCTGGTGGGTGGCGTGGCTGGCCTTCAGCCTCGGGGAGCGCTTCGTCAGCCGGCGCGACGACCAGGCGTACGCCCGGCTGCCCGAGCAGCCCCGGTCCGACACCGAGTTCAGGTGGTACGCCGACTACTACCGGGAGGCGCTGGGGTGGCACCTGATCCCGCTGGTCGCCTGCCTGGTCGCCGCGGGGTCGCTGATCGTGCTGATCCGGCGGATCTCCACCGCTCAGGAACAGCGGATCGCCCTCGGCCGGCCGGCCTGGCCCGCCCACCCCGGCTGGCCGGCGCCCGGCGCGCCGCCTGGCTACGCCTACCCGGCGCAGCCCGTCACCGGGTCGTCGCCGCAGGTGGTGACCGACCCGACGGTGGCGTCGCCGCAGGTTCCCCCGGGGGCGGGTGGCACGATCGGGGCATGA
- a CDS encoding HIT family protein yields MSGCVFCGIVAGEVPAFRVADEPDGVAFLDTRPVFKGHVLVVPRAHLVTLDELPAEVLPGYFRLVQRIIVAVETGLGSGGTFVAVNNKVSQSVPHLHTHVVPRTKGDGLRGFFWPRTRYTGDADAIDFARRIAAALA; encoded by the coding sequence GTGAGCGGGTGTGTGTTCTGCGGGATCGTGGCGGGTGAGGTGCCGGCGTTCCGGGTTGCCGACGAGCCGGACGGGGTGGCCTTTCTGGACACCCGGCCGGTCTTCAAGGGCCACGTGCTGGTGGTGCCCCGGGCCCACCTGGTCACCCTCGACGAGCTGCCGGCCGAGGTGCTGCCGGGCTACTTCCGGCTGGTACAGCGGATCATCGTGGCGGTGGAGACCGGTCTGGGCTCGGGTGGGACGTTCGTGGCGGTCAACAACAAGGTGTCCCAGTCGGTGCCGCACCTGCACACCCACGTCGTGCCGAGGACGAAGGGCGACGGGCTCCGTGGCTTCTTCTGGCCACGGACCCGCTACACGGGCGACGCCGACGCGATCGACTTCGCCCGCCGGATCGCCGCCGCCCTGGCCTGA
- a CDS encoding YkvA family protein: MAKTLKRSAAFAALARALMAGARGGPSLGARLAALPRMIRATAKGQYDGGLRLAMMTAATAYIVSPIDLIPEFPLGIFGLADDAVMVSWLAGSVLAETERFLAWEARRSTVIPGHVVP; encoded by the coding sequence ATGGCAAAGACGTTGAAGCGGAGCGCGGCCTTCGCCGCGCTGGCCCGGGCGCTGATGGCGGGGGCGCGGGGCGGCCCGTCGCTGGGCGCGCGGCTGGCGGCCCTGCCGCGGATGATCCGGGCCACCGCGAAGGGCCAGTACGACGGTGGCCTGCGGCTGGCCATGATGACCGCGGCCACGGCGTACATCGTCTCGCCGATCGACCTGATCCCGGAGTTCCCGCTGGGGATCTTCGGCCTGGCCGACGACGCGGTGATGGTCAGCTGGCTGGCCGGCAGCGTGCTCGCCGAGACCGAGCGGTTCCTGGCGTGGGAGGCACGGCGCAGCACGGTCATCCCGGGACATGTGGTGCCCTGA
- a CDS encoding amidase yields MAVPEIMPTTWVGATAKQIARGVRRGDVSATQVVADHLDHIARADADLAAFRTVRGGAAITEAEKVDEQEDLANLPLAGVPVAVKENTPVAGLPTWNGSAAARTRVAEADHEVVRRLRGAGAVILGVTRMPELGLWALTDDESGVTRNPWDLSRTPGGSSGGAAAAVAAGLVPMAHGNDGLGSIRIPAACCGLVGLKPGRGVIPYQLGADDWFGLAEHGVLTGTVADAVVGFSVLAGRRPDKLEQPPRLRVGVSLRSPVRGVAPDAPNRDAVAAAGRLLAAAGHDTVPADPVYPTRLGLQGVATWFAAAAADARAAGLERRGLQRRSRRHIALGEWAQRRGYVREADRVAWRERSVNFFADHSIDLLLTPALAGPPPEAAGWSGRSWLANMRANIRYAPYAAPWNVAGLPAIVVPVGRRPDGLPVAVQFVGPPGSELLLLGVAGQFEMQAPWQRHAPGYPRIGTGSPAHA; encoded by the coding sequence ATGGCCGTGCCGGAGATCATGCCGACCACCTGGGTGGGGGCGACCGCCAAGCAGATCGCCCGGGGCGTACGCCGGGGTGACGTCTCCGCCACCCAGGTCGTGGCCGACCACCTGGATCACATCGCCCGCGCCGACGCCGACCTCGCCGCGTTCCGCACGGTACGCGGCGGGGCGGCGATCACCGAGGCGGAGAAGGTCGACGAGCAGGAGGATCTGGCCAACCTCCCCCTCGCCGGGGTGCCGGTCGCGGTCAAGGAGAACACTCCCGTGGCCGGGCTGCCCACGTGGAACGGCTCCGCCGCCGCGCGTACCCGGGTGGCGGAGGCCGACCACGAGGTGGTCCGGCGGCTGCGCGGCGCCGGCGCGGTGATCCTCGGGGTGACCCGGATGCCGGAGCTCGGCCTCTGGGCGCTCACCGACGACGAGTCCGGGGTCACCCGCAACCCCTGGGACCTGTCGCGTACCCCCGGCGGCTCGTCGGGCGGCGCGGCCGCCGCGGTGGCCGCCGGCCTGGTGCCGATGGCGCACGGCAACGACGGCCTCGGTTCGATCCGGATCCCGGCCGCGTGCTGCGGCCTGGTCGGGCTGAAGCCCGGCCGGGGGGTGATCCCGTACCAGCTCGGCGCGGACGACTGGTTCGGCCTCGCCGAGCACGGCGTGCTCACCGGCACGGTGGCCGACGCGGTGGTCGGCTTCTCGGTGCTGGCCGGGCGTCGTCCCGACAAGCTGGAGCAGCCGCCGCGGCTGCGGGTCGGCGTCTCGCTGCGCTCCCCGGTGCGCGGTGTCGCGCCGGACGCCCCCAACCGGGACGCGGTGGCCGCCGCCGGCCGGCTGCTCGCCGCCGCCGGGCACGACACCGTGCCGGCCGACCCGGTCTACCCGACCCGGCTCGGCCTGCAGGGGGTCGCCACCTGGTTCGCGGCCGCCGCCGCCGACGCGCGGGCGGCCGGCCTCGAGCGGCGCGGGTTGCAGCGGCGCAGCCGCCGGCACATCGCGCTCGGCGAGTGGGCGCAGCGCCGGGGGTACGTCCGCGAGGCGGACCGGGTCGCCTGGCGCGAGCGTTCGGTGAACTTCTTCGCTGATCACTCGATCGACCTGCTGCTCACCCCGGCACTGGCCGGCCCGCCGCCGGAGGCCGCCGGCTGGTCCGGCCGGTCCTGGCTGGCGAACATGCGAGCCAACATCCGGTACGCCCCGTACGCCGCCCCGTGGAACGTCGCCGGGTTGCCGGCGATCGTGGTGCCGGTCGGCCGCCGCCCGGACGGCCTGCCGGTCGCCGTGCAGTTCGTCGGCCCGCCCGGCTCCGAGCTGCTGCTGCTCGGCGTCGCCGGCCAGTTCGAGATGCAGGCGCCGTGGCAGCGGCACGCCCCCGGCTATCCCCGGATCGGCACGGGGTCGCCGGCCCACGCTTGA
- a CDS encoding ribonuclease Z, which yields MSMRELVVLGTASQAPTRQRNHNGYLLRWDDEVLLFDPGEGSQRQMLHTGISATDLTRICVTHFHGDHCLGLPGVIQRLSLDRVPHPVAVTFPAGGAEYFDRLHHAASFYETAELTVEPVHADGQQFTLGVGTLEARRLRHPIETYGYRLVEPDGCRMLPEKLAAYGIAGPAVGELIRVGHLDRNGRRVTRDEVSVTRPGQRFAFVMDTGLCDGVYALAEHADLLVIEATFLESEAALAAEVGHLTAGQAARVAAESGVRTLVLTHFSQRYADPRRFADEARQHFTGELVIAEDLMAVQVPPRRVASAG from the coding sequence GTGTCCATGCGCGAGCTGGTGGTGCTGGGGACGGCCAGCCAGGCACCCACCCGGCAACGCAACCACAACGGCTACCTGCTGCGCTGGGACGACGAGGTGCTGCTCTTCGACCCGGGCGAGGGCAGCCAGCGGCAGATGCTGCACACCGGGATCTCCGCCACCGACCTCACCCGGATCTGCGTCACCCACTTCCACGGCGACCACTGCCTGGGCCTGCCCGGCGTCATCCAGCGGCTCTCCCTCGACCGGGTGCCGCACCCGGTGGCCGTGACCTTCCCCGCCGGCGGCGCCGAGTACTTCGACCGCCTGCACCACGCCGCCAGCTTCTACGAGACCGCCGAGCTGACCGTGGAGCCGGTCCACGCCGACGGGCAGCAGTTCACCCTGGGCGTCGGCACGCTGGAGGCCCGCCGGCTGCGGCACCCAATCGAGACGTACGGCTACCGCCTCGTCGAGCCGGACGGCTGCCGGATGCTGCCGGAGAAGCTGGCCGCGTACGGCATCGCCGGGCCGGCGGTCGGGGAGCTGATCCGCGTCGGCCACCTGGACCGGAACGGACGCCGCGTCACCCGGGACGAGGTGAGCGTGACCCGGCCAGGGCAGCGGTTCGCGTTCGTGATGGACACCGGGCTCTGTGACGGGGTGTACGCCCTGGCCGAGCACGCCGACCTGCTGGTCATCGAGGCGACCTTCCTCGAGTCGGAGGCCGCGCTCGCCGCCGAGGTCGGCCACCTCACCGCCGGCCAGGCCGCGCGGGTCGCGGCCGAGTCCGGGGTACGCACGCTCGTGCTCACCCACTTCTCCCAGCGGTACGCCGACCCACGCCGCTTCGCCGACGAGGCCCGGCAGCACTTCACCGGCGAGCTGGTGATCGCCGAGGACCTGATGGCCGTGCAGGTGCCGCCCCGGCGGGTAGCCTCGGCCGGGTGA
- a CDS encoding cystathionine beta-synthase yields the protein MQYYDNVVELIGNTPLVRLRHVTEGIQATVLAKVEYVNPGGSVKDRIALRMVEDAERAGILQPGGTIVEPTSGNTGIGLALVAQLKGYKCVFVCPDKVSQDKQDVLRAYGAEVVVCPTAVAPEDPRSYYNVSDRLAREIPGAWKPDQYSNPANPRSHYETTGPELWKQTEGRITHFVAGVGTGGTISGIGRYLKEASDGRVRVIGADPEGSVYSGGTGRPYLVEGVGEDFWPETYDRSIADEIVEVSDKQSFEMTRRLAREEGLLVGGSCGMAVVAALEVARKAGPDDVIVVLLPDGGRGYLSKIFNDKWMARYGFLDNSGTEPTVADALAGKPGGLPELVHVHPTETVRDAIDYMREYGVSQLPVLKAEPPVVTGEVAGSIAEKDLLDALFTGQAHLHDTIERHMAEPLPMIGGGQPVSEAVALLEKADAALVLVDGKPKGVLTRQDLLAHLGAR from the coding sequence GTGCAGTACTACGACAACGTCGTCGAGCTGATCGGCAACACCCCGCTGGTACGCCTGCGCCATGTCACCGAGGGCATCCAGGCGACCGTGCTGGCGAAGGTGGAGTACGTCAACCCGGGCGGCTCGGTGAAGGACCGGATCGCGCTGCGGATGGTGGAGGACGCCGAGCGGGCGGGGATCCTGCAGCCGGGCGGCACCATCGTCGAGCCGACCAGCGGCAACACCGGCATCGGGTTGGCCCTGGTGGCCCAGCTCAAGGGCTACAAGTGCGTCTTCGTCTGCCCCGACAAGGTCAGCCAGGACAAGCAGGACGTGCTGCGCGCGTACGGGGCCGAGGTGGTGGTCTGCCCGACCGCGGTCGCGCCGGAGGACCCGCGTTCCTACTACAACGTCTCCGACCGGCTGGCCCGGGAGATCCCCGGCGCCTGGAAGCCCGACCAGTACAGCAACCCGGCCAACCCCCGCTCGCACTACGAGACCACCGGCCCGGAGCTGTGGAAGCAGACCGAGGGGCGGATCACCCACTTCGTCGCGGGCGTCGGCACCGGCGGCACCATCTCCGGCATCGGCCGCTACCTGAAGGAGGCCTCCGACGGGCGGGTCCGGGTCATCGGCGCGGACCCGGAGGGCTCGGTCTACTCGGGCGGCACCGGCCGGCCGTACCTCGTCGAAGGGGTCGGCGAGGACTTCTGGCCCGAGACGTACGACCGGAGCATCGCCGACGAGATCGTCGAGGTGTCGGACAAGCAGTCCTTCGAGATGACCCGGCGGCTGGCCCGCGAGGAGGGGCTGCTGGTCGGCGGCTCGTGCGGGATGGCCGTGGTGGCCGCCCTGGAGGTGGCCCGCAAGGCCGGCCCGGACGACGTCATCGTGGTGCTGCTGCCCGACGGCGGCCGGGGCTACCTGTCGAAGATCTTCAACGACAAGTGGATGGCCCGGTACGGCTTCCTGGACAACTCCGGCACCGAGCCGACCGTGGCCGACGCGCTCGCCGGCAAGCCGGGCGGCCTGCCCGAGCTGGTGCACGTCCACCCGACCGAGACGGTCCGCGACGCCATCGACTACATGCGCGAGTACGGCGTCTCCCAGCTTCCGGTGCTCAAGGCCGAGCCGCCGGTGGTGACCGGCGAGGTGGCCGGCTCGATCGCCGAGAAGGACCTGCTCGACGCGCTCTTCACCGGGCAGGCCCACCTGCACGACACCATCGAGCGGCACATGGCCGAGCCGCTGCCGATGATCGGCGGTGGGCAGCCGGTCAGCGAGGCGGTCGCGCTGCTGGAGAAGGCCGACGCCGCCCTCGTGCTGGTCGACGGCAAGCCCAAGGGCGTGCTGACCCGGCAGGACCTGCTCGCCCACCTCGGCGCGCGCTGA
- the msrA gene encoding peptide-methionine (S)-S-oxide reductase MsrA, with the protein MFLRRMKAEMISPDQALPGRAIAMPISDRHEVLPSSLKGPFPEGAQVAVFGMGCFWGAERLFWTLPGVITTSAGYAGGYTPNPTYEEVCSGMTGHAEVVQVVYDPARISYEDLLKVFWENHDPTQGMRQGNDVGTQYRSAIYATTDEQLATAQASRDAFAPIVARAGKGEITTEIARLGDYYFAEDYHQQYLAPTKNPNGYCNHGPTGLSCPVGVARTAG; encoded by the coding sequence GTGTTCCTTCGCCGCATGAAGGCCGAGATGATCTCTCCCGACCAGGCGCTGCCGGGCCGCGCGATCGCGATGCCGATCTCCGACCGGCACGAGGTGCTGCCCTCCTCGCTGAAGGGCCCGTTCCCCGAGGGCGCGCAGGTCGCCGTCTTCGGGATGGGCTGCTTCTGGGGCGCCGAGCGACTGTTCTGGACCCTCCCCGGCGTGATCACCACCTCGGCCGGCTACGCGGGCGGCTACACGCCGAACCCGACGTACGAGGAGGTCTGCTCGGGGATGACCGGGCACGCCGAGGTGGTCCAGGTGGTCTACGACCCCGCCCGGATCAGCTACGAGGACCTGCTCAAGGTCTTCTGGGAGAACCACGACCCGACCCAGGGCATGCGCCAGGGCAACGACGTGGGCACCCAGTACCGCTCGGCGATCTACGCCACCACGGACGAGCAGCTCGCCACCGCGCAGGCGTCCCGGGACGCGTTCGCGCCGATCGTGGCGCGGGCCGGCAAGGGCGAGATCACCACGGAGATCGCCCGGCTCGGTGACTACTACTTCGCCGAGGACTACCACCAGCAGTACCTGGCGCCGACCAAGAACCCGAACGGGTACTGCAACCACGGCCCGACCGGCCTGAGCTGCCCGGTCGGCGTGGCCCGTACCGCCGGCTGA
- the ilvA gene encoding threonine ammonia-lyase: MTELVGLADVRAARELLAGVTRTTPLEPSRPLSAVLGGPAWLKCENVQRAGSYKVRGAYVRISRLSAEERERGVVAASAGNHAQGVALAAGLVGAHATVFMPVNAPLPKVAATKGYGATVELVGNTVDESLVAAQTFAERTGAVLIHPFDHRDVIAGQGTVALEILEQCPDVKTIVTGVGGGGLVSGMAVATKALRPDVRVIGVQAATAAAFPPSLKAGAPVRLPSFSTIADGIAVGRPGELTFAHVRELVDDVVTVSEEDISRALLMLLERGKQVVEPAGAVGVAALLAGAVEVQAPVVAVLSGGNIDPLLMLRVIEHGLAAAGRYLRVTVRCSDRPGQLASLLSQIAEHRANVIDVEHQRVNPHLRLGEVEVALSVETRGVEHSDTLISALRASGYQVVFAGEA; encoded by the coding sequence ATGACGGAACTGGTCGGTCTCGCCGACGTACGGGCCGCGCGGGAACTGCTCGCCGGCGTCACCCGCACCACCCCGCTGGAGCCCTCCCGGCCGCTCAGCGCCGTGCTCGGCGGGCCGGCGTGGCTGAAGTGTGAGAACGTGCAACGCGCCGGGTCGTACAAGGTGCGCGGGGCGTACGTGCGGATCTCCCGGCTCTCGGCGGAGGAGCGGGAACGCGGCGTGGTCGCGGCGAGCGCCGGCAACCACGCGCAGGGGGTGGCGCTCGCCGCCGGCCTGGTCGGCGCCCACGCCACCGTCTTCATGCCGGTCAACGCGCCGCTGCCGAAGGTGGCCGCCACCAAGGGGTACGGCGCCACCGTCGAGCTGGTCGGCAACACCGTGGACGAGTCGCTGGTCGCGGCGCAGACCTTCGCCGAGCGGACCGGGGCGGTGCTCATCCACCCGTTCGACCACCGGGACGTCATCGCCGGCCAGGGCACGGTGGCGTTGGAGATCCTCGAGCAGTGCCCGGACGTGAAGACCATCGTCACCGGGGTGGGCGGTGGTGGCCTGGTCTCCGGCATGGCGGTGGCGACCAAGGCGCTGCGCCCCGACGTACGGGTGATCGGGGTGCAGGCGGCGACCGCCGCCGCCTTCCCGCCCTCGCTCAAGGCCGGTGCGCCGGTACGTCTGCCGTCGTTCTCGACGATCGCCGACGGCATCGCGGTGGGCCGCCCGGGCGAGCTGACCTTCGCCCACGTCCGCGAGCTGGTCGACGACGTCGTCACCGTCTCCGAGGAGGACATCTCCCGGGCGCTGCTGATGCTGCTGGAACGCGGCAAGCAGGTGGTGGAGCCGGCCGGTGCGGTCGGGGTCGCCGCGCTGCTGGCCGGGGCGGTCGAGGTGCAGGCACCGGTGGTGGCGGTGCTCTCCGGCGGAAACATCGACCCGCTGCTCATGCTGCGGGTGATCGAGCACGGGCTCGCGGCGGCCGGCCGCTACCTGCGGGTCACCGTGCGCTGCTCGGACCGGCCGGGTCAGCTCGCCTCGCTGCTCAGCCAGATCGCCGAACACCGGGCCAACGTGATCGACGTGGAGCACCAGCGGGTCAACCCGCACCTGCGCCTCGGCGAGGTGGAGGTGGCGCTCTCGGTGGAGACCCGCGGTGTGGAGCACTCGGACACCCTGATCAGCGCCCTGCGGGCCAGCGGCTACCAGGTGGTGTTCGCCGGAGAGGCGTGA
- a CDS encoding cystathionine gamma-synthase gives MSHGFETLAIHAGQDPEARTGAVIPPIYQTSTYAQDAVGAPRQGYEYSRSGNPTRDALQECLAALEGGPVGLAFASGLAAEDTLLRTVCKPGDHVVIPDDAYGGTYRLFAKVAERWGLAYTPAKVSDPDAVRAAIRPGSTKIIWVETPTNPLLGIADLAALAAVAHDANALLVVDNTFASPYLQQPIAFGADVVVHSTTKYVGGHSDVVGGALVVADAGLGEELRYHQNAMGAVNGPFDAWLTLRGIKTLGVRMDRHCDNAERIAAYLDGHAKVAEVLYPGLPSHPGHEVAAKQMRRFGGMISFRAAGGEEHAVQICNRARLFVLAESLGGVESLIEHPGRMTHASAAGSPLEVPGDLVRLSVGIETVDDLLADLEQALG, from the coding sequence ATGAGTCACGGCTTCGAGACGCTCGCCATCCACGCCGGCCAGGACCCGGAGGCCCGCACCGGCGCGGTGATCCCACCGATCTACCAGACCAGCACCTACGCCCAGGACGCCGTCGGCGCGCCCCGGCAGGGCTACGAGTACAGCCGCTCCGGCAACCCCACCCGGGACGCGCTGCAGGAGTGCCTGGCCGCGCTGGAGGGCGGGCCGGTGGGCCTCGCCTTCGCCAGCGGCCTGGCCGCCGAGGACACGCTGCTGCGTACCGTCTGCAAGCCGGGCGACCACGTGGTGATCCCGGACGACGCGTACGGCGGCACCTACCGGCTGTTCGCCAAGGTCGCCGAGCGGTGGGGCCTGGCCTACACCCCGGCTAAGGTCTCCGACCCGGACGCGGTGCGGGCCGCGATCCGGCCCGGCAGCACGAAGATCATCTGGGTGGAGACCCCGACCAACCCGTTGCTCGGCATCGCCGACCTCGCCGCCCTGGCCGCCGTCGCGCACGACGCGAACGCGCTGCTGGTGGTCGACAACACCTTCGCCTCGCCGTACCTGCAGCAGCCGATCGCGTTCGGCGCCGACGTGGTCGTCCACTCCACCACCAAGTACGTCGGCGGACACTCCGACGTGGTCGGTGGCGCCCTGGTCGTCGCCGACGCCGGGCTCGGGGAGGAGCTGCGCTACCACCAGAACGCGATGGGGGCCGTCAACGGGCCGTTCGACGCCTGGCTCACCCTGCGCGGCATCAAGACCCTCGGGGTACGGATGGACCGGCACTGCGACAACGCCGAGCGGATCGCGGCCTACCTGGACGGTCACGCCAAGGTGGCCGAGGTGCTCTACCCGGGCCTGCCCTCGCACCCCGGACACGAGGTGGCCGCCAAGCAGATGCGCCGGTTCGGCGGCATGATCTCCTTCCGCGCCGCGGGCGGCGAGGAGCATGCCGTCCAGATCTGCAACCGGGCCAGGCTCTTCGTGCTCGCCGAGTCCCTCGGCGGCGTCGAATCCCTGATCGAGCACCCGGGACGGATGACACACGCAAGTGCGGCCGGCTCGCCGCTTGAAGTTCCCGGCGATCTCGTGCGACTGTCTGTCGGCATCGAGACGGTCGACGACCTGCTCGCCGATCTGGAGCAGGCACTGGGCTGA
- a CDS encoding GNAT family N-acetyltransferase, producing the protein MTVTLRRAEPDDLMAVGALHQRSRVAAYSSFLPPESLAEPTPEAMGRYWVERWQWERADHRMTVAERDDALVGFSYLGPDDAADPATGLLNAIHLEPDERGRGTGRALMVDALTAMRARGWTRAALWVLERNAPARRFYERGGWTATGVRRDDRIGPSSVPQLRYARDL; encoded by the coding sequence GTGACGGTCACCCTCCGCCGCGCCGAGCCGGACGATCTGATGGCGGTCGGTGCCCTGCACCAGCGCTCCCGGGTGGCGGCGTACTCGTCCTTCCTGCCGCCCGAGTCCCTGGCCGAGCCGACGCCGGAGGCGATGGGCCGGTACTGGGTCGAGCGCTGGCAGTGGGAGCGGGCCGACCACCGGATGACCGTCGCCGAGCGCGACGACGCGCTCGTCGGGTTCAGCTACCTGGGCCCCGACGACGCGGCAGATCCGGCCACCGGCCTGCTCAACGCGATCCACCTGGAGCCGGACGAGCGCGGCCGGGGCACCGGGCGGGCGCTCATGGTCGACGCGCTGACCGCGATGCGGGCGCGCGGCTGGACCCGGGCGGCGCTCTGGGTGCTGGAGCGGAACGCCCCCGCCCGCCGGTTCTACGAGCGCGGCGGCTGGACCGCCACCGGCGTGCGCCGCGACGACCGGATCGGCCCCAGTTCCGTCCCGCAGCTCCGCTACGCCCGCGACCTGTAG
- a CDS encoding nucleotidyl transferase AbiEii/AbiGii toxin family protein, whose amino-acid sequence MDALHRRLLEIGFEAGDDLGLVLAGGYAMCAHDLVDRPSQDIDFATASALPLPAVVDRLAAAYASAGFAARIIEATPRMARLVVSDGATSCEVDLLKEALGPPARLSIGPVLAFEDAIGLKMRALHDRAAHRDFIDIRAANARLACVELERLGARHTAGFSLEELADRLGAVAERDERGFRSYGLSDSDIDELRSWAFAWETDIRGRLASGETGPAGVPDDEWDAYLDPA is encoded by the coding sequence ATGGACGCCCTGCACCGTCGGTTACTCGAGATCGGCTTCGAGGCCGGTGACGATCTCGGCTTGGTGCTGGCCGGAGGGTATGCGATGTGTGCCCATGACCTGGTGGACCGGCCATCGCAGGATATCGACTTCGCCACTGCCAGCGCGCTGCCGCTGCCAGCGGTGGTGGACCGTCTGGCGGCCGCCTACGCGAGCGCCGGCTTCGCCGCCCGGATCATCGAGGCCACACCCCGAATGGCGCGATTGGTGGTCTCCGACGGGGCTACGTCGTGCGAGGTGGATCTGCTCAAGGAAGCACTCGGTCCGCCAGCGCGGTTGAGCATCGGCCCGGTCCTCGCGTTCGAGGACGCGATCGGGCTCAAGATGCGTGCCCTACATGATCGGGCAGCCCATCGCGACTTCATCGACATCCGGGCCGCGAACGCGCGGCTCGCCTGCGTCGAGCTGGAACGGCTCGGCGCTCGCCATACCGCAGGGTTTTCGCTCGAGGAACTGGCCGACCGGCTCGGCGCGGTCGCGGAGCGAGACGAACGGGGGTTTCGGTCCTACGGCCTCAGCGACTCGGACATCGACGAATTGAGGAGCTGGGCGTTCGCCTGGGAGACGGACATCAGGGGCCGACTGGCGAGCGGCGAGACCGGGCCCGCCGGAGTGCCGGATGACGAATGGGACGCGTACCTCGACCCGGCCTGA